Proteins found in one Mycobacterium branderi genomic segment:
- a CDS encoding LLM class flavin-dependent oxidoreductase → MRVGMHLGYQNLNGVPDAEKFMQETKLAIEAEAMGFDYVGPVEHHFTDYAACPDPFQMLAYVAAKTKDIKLITAAVILPWNNPLRVVEQTLELDILSEGRLILGMGRGAARREFRSFNVELKDSREMFDEAALIVMNGVETGFVEADTKWYQIPRTEIRPRPFKSFKDRTVMVSMSPGSVEVAANYGLQTLRFSQGDWRIAIPEINHYREVFQKLHGRTPPPFIISDFVLCFDDKQKVTDYCDKYFSRMFETVANHYEFMSPHFKELPSYSTYAIMGERAEAAGGADKAYRDYIKGNLIGTPEELVDYHLERASMVGDYEMLANFSFGGLPYELVYEQVRLFADKVLPKLKG, encoded by the coding sequence ATGCGTGTCGGAATGCACCTGGGCTATCAGAACCTCAACGGCGTTCCTGACGCCGAGAAGTTCATGCAGGAAACGAAACTGGCCATCGAAGCCGAAGCGATGGGCTTTGACTACGTCGGGCCGGTCGAACACCACTTCACCGACTACGCGGCATGCCCTGACCCCTTCCAGATGCTGGCCTACGTCGCGGCAAAGACCAAGGACATCAAGCTGATTACCGCTGCGGTGATCTTGCCCTGGAACAATCCGCTGCGCGTCGTGGAGCAGACGCTGGAGCTCGACATCTTGAGCGAGGGCCGGCTGATCTTGGGGATGGGCCGCGGCGCGGCACGACGCGAATTCCGCTCATTCAACGTCGAACTCAAGGACTCGCGGGAGATGTTCGACGAAGCTGCGCTCATTGTCATGAACGGAGTCGAGACGGGCTTCGTCGAGGCCGACACCAAGTGGTATCAGATCCCCCGCACCGAAATCCGGCCACGACCGTTCAAGAGTTTCAAGGACCGCACCGTCATGGTGTCGATGTCGCCGGGCTCGGTCGAGGTTGCGGCCAACTACGGGCTGCAGACGCTGCGGTTCTCGCAAGGGGACTGGCGGATTGCGATTCCCGAGATCAACCACTACCGCGAGGTGTTCCAAAAGCTCCATGGCCGCACGCCGCCGCCATTCATCATCTCGGACTTCGTGCTGTGCTTCGACGACAAGCAAAAGGTCACGGACTACTGCGACAAGTACTTCAGCCGCATGTTCGAAACGGTAGCCAACCACTACGAGTTCATGAGCCCGCACTTCAAGGAGTTACCGTCCTACTCGACCTACGCCATCATGGGCGAGCGGGCGGAAGCTGCAGGCGGCGCTGACAAGGCCTACCGCGATTACATCAAAGGCAACCTGATCGGGACCCCGGAGGAATTGGTGGATTACCACCTTGAGCGCGCCTCGATGGTGGGTGACTACGAGATGCTGGCGAACTTCAGCTTCGGGGGTTTGCCGTACGAGCTTGTCTACGAACAGGTCAGGCTGTTCGCTGACAAGGTGCTGCCAAAGCTCAAAGGCTAG
- a CDS encoding aromatic ring-hydroxylating oxygenase subunit alpha: MDKLAGIRVDQLSDEDLGEALTYPVDAFISREYAAAENELLWSKVWLMAARLEDIPEAGHFITFNVGDESIIIIRTSADSLRAYYNVCPHRGRQLINTPDDVNCVTGKKRSFVCGFHGWTFNREGKNTYILDKEDWKGALSDERTCLSEVKVDTWGGWIYVNMDPDCEPLRDFLEPAASILDYFEFEKMRYKWRQWCIYPCNWKTAIEAFMEPYHVAGTHPQLLKYGQFYAYSKPYGLHGVSGFDERDPSMKMSQSSSVTRAGLGDPRVSTYELARENYETVNYAGSTETLVNAAKRLVDELPEGTPASEVIQHWMATAKADDAARNVIWPEIPADVMAEAGLAWSMFPNQTILQGVTFALCYRVRPYGDDPNKCIFESYALERFPEGAEPKTEWVYAEPTAEKWGLVLAQDFGNMEWVQKGMKSRGFRGPQPNPHQEQKVTNFHRHLARFMGIGAPRKLDRTDQ; the protein is encoded by the coding sequence ATGGACAAGCTGGCTGGTATCAGAGTCGATCAACTTAGTGATGAGGATCTTGGAGAGGCCCTCACCTATCCGGTTGATGCTTTCATTTCCCGGGAGTATGCGGCGGCCGAGAACGAGTTGCTGTGGTCCAAGGTCTGGCTGATGGCCGCCCGCCTGGAGGACATCCCCGAAGCGGGCCACTTCATTACTTTCAACGTCGGTGACGAATCCATCATCATCATCCGCACCTCAGCCGACTCGCTGCGGGCCTACTACAACGTCTGTCCTCACCGCGGCCGCCAACTGATCAACACACCGGACGACGTCAACTGCGTCACCGGTAAGAAGAGGTCTTTCGTCTGCGGCTTCCACGGCTGGACATTCAACCGCGAGGGTAAGAACACCTACATTCTCGACAAGGAAGACTGGAAAGGGGCTCTGAGCGACGAGCGCACCTGTCTTTCCGAGGTCAAGGTGGACACTTGGGGCGGGTGGATCTACGTCAATATGGATCCTGACTGCGAACCGCTGCGGGACTTCCTGGAGCCTGCCGCGAGCATTCTCGATTATTTCGAGTTCGAGAAGATGCGCTACAAATGGCGCCAGTGGTGCATCTATCCCTGTAACTGGAAGACCGCCATCGAGGCCTTCATGGAGCCTTACCACGTCGCAGGTACCCATCCCCAGCTGCTGAAATACGGCCAGTTCTACGCCTACAGCAAGCCCTACGGTTTGCACGGTGTCAGTGGATTCGACGAGCGCGATCCCAGCATGAAGATGAGTCAGAGCAGCTCGGTGACGCGGGCGGGTCTGGGAGACCCGCGTGTTTCGACCTATGAGCTGGCCCGGGAAAACTACGAGACGGTCAACTATGCCGGCTCGACCGAAACCCTCGTCAACGCGGCGAAGCGGTTGGTAGACGAACTTCCCGAGGGCACACCTGCCTCAGAGGTCATCCAACACTGGATGGCCACCGCCAAGGCCGACGATGCGGCCCGCAACGTCATCTGGCCGGAGATCCCGGCGGACGTGATGGCTGAGGCGGGCCTGGCCTGGAGCATGTTCCCCAACCAGACCATTTTGCAGGGCGTCACCTTCGCGCTGTGCTATCGCGTTCGCCCGTACGGCGACGACCCCAACAAGTGCATCTTCGAATCCTATGCGCTGGAGCGCTTCCCGGAAGGCGCAGAGCCGAAAACCGAATGGGTTTACGCCGAACCCACCGCAGAAAAATGGGGTCTGGTGCTGGCTCAGGACTTCGGCAACATGGAGTGGGTTCAGAAGGGCATGAAGTCGCGTGGGTTCCGCGGTCCGCAACCGAATCCGCACCAGGAACAGAAAGTCACGAACTTTCATCGCCACCTGGCGAGATTTATGGGCATCGGCGCGCCCCGCAAACTGGACCGGACGGATCAATAG
- a CDS encoding 3,4-dihydroxy-2-butanone-4-phosphate synthase produces MKTPVADQGLPLEAEQERSPQRQVSAAIAAVAAGDPIIVLDDDHHCGDLIFAAESATTRLMAFTVRYTSGFICVALPAEQCDRLGLPPMHPCNGDELTYRVAVDMRDNGTGISAAARAKTAVALSRADSSPGDFVRPGHVLPVEARPGGVLERAGHAEAALDLVRLAGRRPAAVLCTLMSERIPGETAEPAELRDFAARHGLQVVSIAALTDYRRRTEAQMRCVGTQTVMTADGEVHVLAFRSLHGDGAHLAFLAGAIHTGVPVYVHTECLSGDVVGLPTCTCGGQLRKRLAAFIGMGDGIVVYIRHDGPPWTCGLSSPRKAGTLNEVAAEILAELSVTSLQLVNDDDALADVLRSFGMCVDESVTADS; encoded by the coding sequence GTGAAAACGCCTGTGGCCGACCAAGGCCTGCCACTCGAAGCGGAGCAGGAGCGGTCCCCGCAGCGCCAGGTCTCCGCCGCGATCGCTGCTGTCGCAGCTGGGGATCCGATCATCGTCCTCGACGACGATCACCATTGCGGCGACTTGATCTTCGCGGCCGAGAGCGCCACGACCCGGTTGATGGCGTTCACGGTGCGCTACACCTCGGGATTCATTTGCGTGGCGCTGCCGGCCGAGCAGTGCGACCGCTTGGGTCTGCCGCCGATGCATCCGTGCAACGGGGACGAACTGACGTACCGTGTCGCAGTCGATATGCGCGACAATGGAACTGGAATTTCGGCGGCTGCCCGGGCGAAGACCGCTGTCGCGTTATCGCGCGCCGACTCGTCGCCGGGCGACTTTGTCCGTCCCGGACATGTGCTCCCGGTCGAGGCCCGGCCCGGGGGTGTGCTCGAGCGGGCAGGTCACGCCGAGGCGGCGCTAGATCTCGTCCGGCTTGCGGGCCGGCGGCCCGCGGCGGTGTTGTGCACGCTCATGTCAGAGCGGATCCCGGGAGAGACGGCCGAGCCGGCGGAGCTGCGTGACTTCGCGGCGCGCCATGGGCTGCAGGTCGTTTCAATTGCAGCGCTGACCGACTATCGGCGCCGCACCGAAGCTCAAATGCGCTGCGTCGGCACGCAAACCGTCATGACGGCAGACGGCGAGGTGCACGTTCTCGCATTTCGGAGCCTGCACGGTGACGGCGCCCATCTCGCTTTTCTGGCCGGTGCCATCCACACCGGGGTACCCGTGTATGTGCACACCGAATGTCTGAGCGGCGACGTCGTGGGACTGCCGACATGTACGTGCGGAGGCCAGCTGCGAAAGCGCTTGGCCGCGTTCATCGGGATGGGAGACGGAATCGTGGTGTACATCCGTCACGACGGACCTCCATGGACATGTGGCCTATCCAGCCCCAGGAAAGCCGGCACCCTCAACGAAGTCGCAGCCGAGATCCTCGCGGAGCTCAGCGTGACGTCGCTGCAACTTGTCAATGATGACGACGCCCTGGCCGATGTGCTGCGCAGCTTCGGAATGTGCGTCGACGAATCAGTGACCGCCGACTCCTGA
- a CDS encoding NAD(P)H-dependent amine dehydrogenase family protein codes for MSKYRVIQWGSGFTGEIALRYLITNKNLELAGLKCYTPGKEGVDAGEIAGLAPMGLSATRDIDQLLSLQADCVIFMPRDALADPSVPGSASAVWVAELEQILRSGHNVISPICSGTHYRHMAHGEDFRARLQQACEEGKSTLFFTGLDPGFTDVLAFNMTSGVADIRRIDTWEMVEYGGYSVSETLRAMGFALAPEDVPNEALNAVRYNCWGGVPYAMAEGLGVEVEGIEVTGDVELATESFVTDAGMPVAKGTIAAMRFTITGLVDGEPLINVHHVNRLRREDAPHWPSIGRDGGYVVEIDSFPPLRGEFALGLPGGTGAALTDGFAMTAARCVNCVSAVIEAEPGYRRFAEMPVGGRHGFRA; via the coding sequence GTGTCGAAGTACCGGGTCATCCAGTGGGGAAGTGGGTTTACCGGCGAGATTGCGCTGCGGTACCTGATCACGAACAAGAACCTCGAGCTCGCCGGACTGAAGTGCTACACGCCGGGCAAGGAAGGTGTTGACGCAGGCGAAATCGCCGGGCTGGCCCCGATGGGGCTCAGCGCGACCCGCGACATCGACCAGTTGCTCTCGCTGCAGGCCGACTGTGTGATATTCATGCCGCGCGACGCCCTTGCCGATCCGTCTGTGCCGGGCAGTGCGTCGGCGGTCTGGGTTGCTGAGCTCGAGCAGATCCTGCGCAGCGGTCACAACGTGATCAGTCCGATCTGCTCGGGCACTCATTACAGGCACATGGCCCATGGAGAGGACTTTCGCGCGCGTCTTCAACAGGCCTGCGAAGAGGGGAAGTCGACGCTCTTCTTCACCGGGCTCGACCCGGGCTTCACCGACGTCTTAGCGTTCAATATGACAAGCGGCGTCGCAGACATCAGGCGGATCGACACGTGGGAGATGGTCGAGTACGGGGGCTACTCCGTATCGGAGACGCTGCGCGCGATGGGATTCGCCCTGGCGCCCGAGGATGTGCCGAACGAGGCCCTGAACGCGGTTCGATACAACTGCTGGGGCGGTGTCCCGTATGCGATGGCAGAGGGACTCGGCGTCGAAGTCGAGGGGATCGAGGTGACCGGCGATGTCGAGCTCGCCACGGAGTCGTTTGTGACCGACGCCGGCATGCCGGTTGCCAAAGGCACGATCGCTGCGATGCGCTTCACGATTACCGGACTTGTCGACGGCGAGCCGCTCATCAACGTCCACCACGTCAATCGGCTGCGCCGTGAGGACGCGCCGCACTGGCCGTCAATCGGACGAGACGGCGGTTATGTGGTGGAGATCGACAGCTTCCCGCCGCTCCGAGGGGAGTTCGCGCTGGGCCTGCCCGGCGGCACAGGTGCCGCGCTGACGGACGGATTCGCGATGACAGCTGCTCGGTGCGTCAACTGTGTGAGTGCTGTCATCGAAGCTGAACCTGGTTATCGGCGCTTCGCCGAAATGCCGGTAGGTGGGCGGCACGGTTTTCGGGCGTGA
- a CDS encoding GntR family transcriptional regulator, with product MTDITSTEHLYIQVERALRKSISEGECPVGSRLPTEQQLAQWFSVSRYTVREALRRLREENLVSSRPRRGTRVVRRPGSDQRDVMSIDDLRTFAAGTRLALESIEMVTINAELSELTGLSGGEKWLAVRGSRRAEDAQVPLCWIEYFINRCFAGVGRFLPRHNGAIFALIEDLYGVSILQAREEITAILTPAELAVALRVPPGTPALRVRRTYLTSDGVVAQVTVNTYAASRFRHCMTIRRARR from the coding sequence ATGACCGACATCACCTCGACTGAGCATCTCTACATTCAGGTCGAACGCGCTCTGCGAAAAAGCATCTCAGAGGGTGAGTGCCCGGTCGGATCGCGACTGCCAACCGAACAGCAACTGGCTCAATGGTTTTCGGTAAGCCGTTACACTGTGCGCGAAGCGCTTCGACGACTCCGCGAGGAAAACCTCGTGTCGTCGCGTCCGCGCCGGGGGACACGGGTTGTTCGACGTCCCGGCTCGGATCAGCGCGACGTCATGAGTATCGACGACCTCCGCACCTTCGCTGCCGGCACACGGCTGGCGCTCGAGTCCATCGAGATGGTCACGATCAACGCCGAATTATCGGAATTGACCGGTTTGAGCGGCGGTGAAAAATGGTTGGCAGTGCGCGGTTCGCGCCGGGCCGAAGATGCGCAGGTGCCCCTCTGCTGGATTGAGTACTTCATCAACCGTTGCTTCGCCGGGGTGGGAAGGTTCCTGCCTCGTCACAACGGTGCGATCTTCGCGTTGATCGAAGACCTGTATGGGGTGAGCATCCTGCAGGCCCGCGAGGAAATCACTGCGATTCTGACTCCCGCGGAACTCGCTGTGGCCCTGCGAGTTCCGCCGGGAACCCCGGCCCTGAGGGTGCGGCGGACCTACCTGACGTCGGACGGCGTGGTGGCCCAGGTCACCGTGAACACCTATGCGGCGTCGCGATTCCGTCACTGCATGACGATTCGACGTGCGCGACGCTGA
- a CDS encoding MarR family winged helix-turn-helix transcriptional regulator — protein MNDQRSMPQWARVEGAIMSTARVMRRAYDRVFSDFGLNLAEATLLAHLVNGELTQSELARRVGTSRARIGGLVDSLEPKGAVRRVADATDRRVWLVTLTDEGRALWESTVAADRELRKHIRRGTTSQQREQLDEVLTLIHKNVLTFLGDANGGEETPAK, from the coding sequence ATGAATGACCAGCGGAGCATGCCGCAGTGGGCCCGGGTTGAGGGGGCGATCATGTCCACGGCGCGGGTCATGCGCCGCGCATACGATCGGGTGTTTTCTGATTTCGGCCTCAATCTCGCGGAAGCGACACTGCTGGCCCACCTTGTCAACGGCGAGCTCACCCAGTCTGAACTTGCTCGTCGCGTCGGAACCAGCCGCGCGCGCATCGGCGGCCTAGTCGATTCCCTTGAGCCGAAAGGCGCGGTGCGGCGAGTGGCGGACGCCACGGACCGCCGTGTGTGGCTGGTGACCCTGACCGACGAGGGTCGCGCCCTATGGGAGAGCACCGTGGCGGCCGACCGCGAACTGCGCAAACACATCCGCCGGGGCACGACGAGTCAGCAGCGCGAGCAGCTCGACGAGGTGCTGACCCTGATTCACAAGAATGTGCTGACCTTCCTCGGCGACGCCAACGGGGGAGAAGAGACGCCCGCCAAGTGA
- a CDS encoding class I adenylate-forming enzyme family protein: protein MTDEERIDWGRDIVVEDVLGAPTRVFARRPRRAGDVMLEGRRRPQATYVVEDSRRLSFAEHESGVAAVRSRLHAAGVRSGDRVMIAGANRIEFIVSLWAVLRAGAVAVVGNAWWSAAELQAAIGVTVPRCIIADERRAQLLPADTEWLSFDEVRDLTESAPQCRDIPSAPVAEDDPALIVFTSGTTGHAKAAELSHRGVVSTLQNFLTITDKLPRQDGEPGTGSVSLLSLPLFHVGGIQQITIAMATGGRLVFCTGRFEPARVVTMLAQERVRAWAAVPSMVSRVADYVEATAAQLPDLYTINMGGGPVPEHVKARARAAFPHSRRGIGVTWGLTETGGAVTSAAGTAVAARPGTVGRPLPTCEVRVAAPESGGSGELLVRSPSVMLRYLGDAESPIEADRWLRTGDVGWVDDDSFVYITDRVKDIIIRGGENVAAAHVEAAIGRSALVDEVAVVGLPHADLGEEVGAVVFTRSGQPLDVEAIEAELRATLAHFEVPSRWWVRCEPLPRNATGKIVKADLKSEWIANLETTPS from the coding sequence GTGACTGACGAAGAGCGCATCGACTGGGGACGCGACATCGTCGTCGAGGACGTGCTCGGTGCGCCGACCCGGGTCTTCGCGCGGCGTCCGCGGCGGGCAGGCGACGTCATGCTCGAGGGGCGCCGGCGACCGCAGGCAACCTATGTCGTCGAAGACAGCCGGCGGCTGAGCTTTGCCGAGCACGAGTCGGGTGTGGCCGCCGTCCGGTCTCGATTGCACGCCGCCGGCGTCCGGTCCGGCGACCGGGTCATGATCGCCGGCGCGAACCGGATCGAATTCATCGTCAGCCTTTGGGCGGTCCTGCGTGCGGGTGCGGTCGCGGTTGTCGGCAATGCATGGTGGAGCGCCGCGGAACTGCAGGCCGCGATCGGGGTCACCGTTCCCCGCTGCATCATCGCCGACGAGCGCCGGGCCCAGCTGCTCCCGGCGGATACCGAATGGCTGTCATTCGACGAGGTGCGCGATCTCACCGAGAGCGCACCACAGTGCCGGGATATCCCGTCGGCACCCGTCGCGGAAGACGACCCCGCTCTGATCGTTTTCACGTCCGGTACCACCGGCCACGCGAAGGCTGCCGAACTGTCTCATCGCGGCGTGGTGTCGACGCTGCAGAACTTCCTGACGATCACCGACAAGCTCCCCCGGCAGGACGGTGAGCCCGGTACCGGAAGCGTGAGTCTGCTGAGCCTTCCGCTGTTTCATGTCGGCGGGATCCAGCAGATCACCATAGCGATGGCCACCGGTGGCCGGCTCGTCTTCTGCACCGGCCGGTTCGAGCCCGCCCGGGTCGTGACCATGCTCGCGCAGGAGCGGGTGCGCGCCTGGGCCGCAGTTCCGTCGATGGTGTCACGGGTCGCCGACTACGTGGAAGCCACCGCCGCGCAGCTGCCCGATCTCTACACGATCAATATGGGCGGAGGCCCGGTACCCGAACACGTTAAAGCGCGGGCGCGGGCGGCCTTTCCTCACTCGCGGCGGGGTATCGGGGTGACCTGGGGACTTACCGAAACCGGTGGTGCTGTCACCAGCGCCGCGGGCACCGCCGTCGCCGCGCGGCCGGGGACTGTCGGTCGGCCGCTGCCCACCTGCGAGGTACGCGTGGCCGCGCCCGAAAGTGGCGGCAGCGGAGAACTGCTGGTGCGATCTCCGTCCGTCATGCTGCGCTATCTCGGCGACGCCGAGTCCCCGATCGAGGCCGATCGGTGGTTGCGAACGGGCGACGTCGGCTGGGTCGACGACGACTCCTTCGTCTACATCACCGACCGCGTCAAAGACATCATCATCCGCGGCGGTGAAAATGTCGCCGCTGCCCATGTCGAAGCGGCCATCGGTCGCAGCGCGCTGGTCGACGAGGTCGCCGTGGTCGGCCTGCCGCACGCCGATTTGGGCGAGGAAGTCGGTGCTGTCGTGTTCACCCGCAGCGGTCAACCCCTTGACGTGGAGGCAATCGAGGCAGAGTTGCGGGCAACACTGGCTCATTTTGAGGTGCCCTCGCGGTGGTGGGTTCGCTGCGAACCGTTGCCGCGCAACGCAACCGGGAAGATTGTCAAAGCCGACCTCAAATCAGAGTGGATCGCCAACCTCGAAACGACGCCGTCATGA
- a CDS encoding Gfo/Idh/MocA family protein, giving the protein MKVAILGTGFGQYGAAPVYRKLGFEVEVVTPRDEAAVERALASDVDLVSIHSPPFMHYEHVMRAIDHGHAVLCDKPFGRNAKEAHAMRDRACERGVLNFTNFELRSKPSRAKIKEIADAGVIGVPRHLSWSFFSNGFRGGTHGWVNERESGGGWIGAYASHLIDFTRWLFGSEVAKCGGISRIDEPTRPDRDGVERTATAEDAYSAWFVMANGCTAVQDTAYAAAAPMPSRITLMGTAGAVELVGDVKLVVRRAPDLSGVSAAERIRRGVVAGEGDEVFDFPPPAGEAHEPALTPWFARVKEALRTGRQIAPSFDDGVAVAEAMDQLRANLDRV; this is encoded by the coding sequence ATGAAAGTGGCGATCCTGGGAACGGGCTTCGGTCAGTATGGCGCAGCTCCCGTTTACCGGAAGCTCGGATTCGAGGTCGAGGTCGTCACGCCGCGAGACGAGGCGGCCGTCGAGCGCGCACTGGCATCGGACGTGGATCTGGTGTCCATCCACTCGCCCCCCTTCATGCACTACGAGCATGTGATGAGGGCCATCGACCACGGCCATGCCGTGCTGTGCGACAAGCCTTTTGGCCGCAATGCCAAGGAGGCGCACGCGATGCGGGACCGGGCCTGCGAACGCGGAGTACTGAATTTCACCAACTTCGAACTTCGGTCAAAGCCCTCACGCGCCAAGATAAAGGAAATCGCGGACGCAGGTGTGATCGGAGTCCCCCGCCACTTGAGTTGGAGCTTCTTTAGCAACGGATTCCGCGGGGGAACCCACGGCTGGGTGAACGAGCGGGAATCGGGCGGAGGCTGGATCGGTGCGTACGCATCGCATCTCATTGACTTCACCCGGTGGCTATTCGGCAGTGAAGTGGCCAAATGCGGTGGGATTTCACGGATCGACGAGCCAACCCGTCCCGACCGGGACGGTGTAGAGCGCACCGCGACGGCGGAGGACGCCTACTCTGCCTGGTTCGTCATGGCCAATGGCTGCACGGCAGTCCAGGACACCGCCTACGCGGCCGCGGCTCCCATGCCCTCCCGAATCACCTTGATGGGTACCGCCGGCGCGGTCGAACTTGTCGGTGACGTGAAGCTGGTTGTGCGGCGCGCGCCGGATCTGTCGGGCGTCTCCGCCGCAGAGCGCATCCGGCGGGGGGTGGTCGCCGGGGAGGGCGACGAAGTCTTCGACTTCCCGCCGCCGGCAGGAGAAGCCCATGAGCCGGCTTTGACTCCGTGGTTCGCCCGGGTGAAGGAAGCGCTGCGCACCGGCCGCCAGATTGCACCGTCCTTCGACGATGGGGTGGCTGTTGCGGAAGCCATGGATCAACTAAGGGCCAATCTGGACCGGGTCTAG
- a CDS encoding phosphotransferase family protein, which produces MSDVQSTLRAVIGSGKGVVRKVGAAAICRFIESRPDVAGDVDVTLVGEASEVGASSGIVLFDVSYDTGQARVARQLVLRHAPAGDRRLFVEYDMARQFQVQRAMQGGNVPVPEPVWLDSDGRWLGVPGYTMARAHGVAPHTASFLRGPLAEASPDDREEMLGQVMKALVGIHTTDIKAGGLENFVMNATGSAPLERCINWYWRTWDWVRPPNFERLVPVRRWLLDNLPDGEPELIHGDPLLHNYMFDGTRLVAVLDWEVSTLSRAEADLAFQCVGNQLFAPPPDSGLLMPPGEAEWLAMYRAAGGRPLRDFEYFKKLAAYMLLVAYGSLRRNMTAAECAGLEPLLQQCWLLAEP; this is translated from the coding sequence ATGAGTGATGTGCAATCGACGCTGCGTGCTGTGATCGGTAGCGGTAAAGGTGTGGTGCGCAAAGTTGGTGCCGCCGCGATTTGCCGATTCATCGAAAGTCGCCCAGACGTCGCCGGCGACGTCGACGTGACCCTGGTCGGTGAGGCCAGTGAGGTCGGGGCGTCGAGCGGCATCGTGCTCTTCGACGTGAGCTATGACACCGGCCAAGCCCGGGTTGCCCGCCAGCTGGTGTTACGCCACGCACCGGCCGGCGACCGGCGGTTATTCGTCGAGTACGACATGGCGCGGCAATTCCAGGTTCAGCGGGCCATGCAAGGCGGGAATGTGCCGGTGCCCGAGCCGGTATGGCTGGATTCGGATGGCCGCTGGCTCGGCGTGCCCGGCTACACGATGGCGCGTGCACACGGAGTCGCTCCACACACCGCGAGCTTTCTGCGCGGGCCACTTGCTGAGGCTTCGCCGGACGATCGCGAGGAGATGCTCGGCCAAGTCATGAAAGCCCTTGTCGGTATTCACACCACCGACATCAAGGCCGGCGGGCTGGAGAACTTCGTGATGAACGCGACCGGCAGCGCGCCGCTGGAGCGCTGCATCAACTGGTATTGGCGGACCTGGGACTGGGTTCGTCCGCCGAACTTCGAGCGCCTGGTGCCGGTGCGGCGCTGGTTGCTGGACAACCTTCCTGACGGTGAGCCCGAGCTGATCCACGGCGATCCGCTGCTGCATAACTACATGTTCGACGGCACGCGTCTGGTCGCCGTTTTGGACTGGGAGGTATCGACTTTGAGCCGTGCGGAAGCTGATCTGGCATTCCAATGCGTCGGCAACCAGCTCTTCGCGCCACCGCCCGACAGCGGGTTGTTGATGCCGCCGGGCGAAGCGGAGTGGCTGGCGATGTACCGCGCCGCCGGCGGGCGGCCGCTACGTGACTTCGAGTACTTCAAGAAGCTTGCGGCGTACATGCTTCTGGTGGCCTACGGCTCGTTGCGGCGGAACATGACGGCCGCCGAATGTGCGGGCCTGGAACCGTTGTTGCAGCAATGTTGGCTGCTGGCCGAGCCATGA
- a CDS encoding DUF7064 domain-containing protein — MSVEAGDKAFWETKNASFSAATPDCDLLHPQFTQRNPSSSLTETHFFGFSVPEENIHAITYLWHHPNLGVVSGGASVWQGIKSHPLASELFNWTSFAGEDMLANDLWDYRFDNGYHVQTLEPLKRHRLRYVDHARDNAFDVETEALMEPALLATGLHFEQAMRVRGELTLRGKTYQVDCTHVRDRSWGQGRSEMHAPMPPITWTTGVFGDTLMFGCLAHDHPDLNPDWKGRLEIPGGDPTKGGWVYRNGTLVPIVATRNRVQRDYATLAPVTADIVMTDATGHDYALHGEVVAANRLPAWLNVDTWICLARWEYHGQICYGELQQMQWHDYIRQFLGGR, encoded by the coding sequence ATGTCTGTTGAGGCCGGTGACAAGGCGTTCTGGGAGACGAAGAATGCATCGTTTTCGGCTGCCACGCCCGACTGTGACCTTTTGCATCCGCAGTTCACCCAGCGGAATCCTTCGTCCTCGCTGACCGAAACGCACTTCTTCGGTTTCAGTGTGCCCGAGGAGAATATCCATGCGATCACCTACCTGTGGCATCACCCCAACCTCGGTGTGGTCAGCGGCGGCGCGTCGGTATGGCAGGGCATCAAGTCACATCCGCTGGCCTCCGAGCTGTTCAACTGGACAAGCTTCGCCGGTGAGGACATGCTCGCCAACGACCTGTGGGACTACCGTTTCGACAACGGCTATCACGTGCAGACGCTGGAGCCGCTGAAGCGGCACAGGCTGCGCTATGTCGATCATGCACGAGACAACGCATTCGATGTCGAAACGGAGGCACTGATGGAGCCGGCGCTGTTGGCGACCGGCTTGCATTTCGAGCAGGCGATGCGCGTCCGGGGTGAACTCACTTTGCGCGGCAAGACCTATCAGGTCGACTGCACACACGTGCGGGATCGCTCCTGGGGTCAAGGGCGCAGCGAAATGCACGCGCCGATGCCACCCATCACCTGGACGACCGGCGTGTTCGGAGACACCCTCATGTTCGGCTGCCTGGCTCACGACCACCCGGACCTGAACCCGGACTGGAAAGGGCGTCTGGAAATTCCGGGTGGCGATCCGACCAAAGGCGGCTGGGTTTACCGCAACGGCACGCTTGTTCCCATCGTCGCGACGCGTAACCGCGTCCAGCGCGACTACGCCACCCTGGCGCCGGTCACAGCCGACATCGTAATGACCGACGCGACCGGACACGATTACGCTCTTCATGGCGAAGTCGTCGCAGCCAACCGCCTTCCTGCGTGGCTGAATGTCGACACCTGGATCTGCCTTGCGCGCTGGGAATATCACGGCCAAATCTGCTACGGCGAGCTGCAACAGATGCAATGGCACGACTACATCCGGCAATTCCTGGGAGGTCGGTAA